Proteins from one Bacteroidota bacterium genomic window:
- a CDS encoding rhodanese-related sulfurtransferase, translated as MNSEKPYRVLLYYKFVPIHGYALFAQHHYHLCWLLGVRGRILISPEGINGTISGTTEQTECYINTLSMDVRFADMQFKIDEVNTHVFDKLFIRVKNELVTFRIGENGSPLKQTGTYLSPEEWYETMQRDDVLILDGRTDYEYDLGHFKNAIRPPVKSFRDFPVWIRENLSSYKDKTILTYCTGGVRCEKLTAFMLSEGFDHVAQLHGGIVTYGKDDRIKGKLWDGLCYVFDQRIAVPINHTDEYVPVSACLHCGIPCDRYVNCANLDCHKQHFCCDPCEKNTRRSCSEECQRALRHEFPLTI; from the coding sequence GTGAATTCTGAAAAACCATATCGCGTTTTGCTCTATTATAAATTTGTCCCAATTCACGGATATGCCCTGTTTGCACAGCATCACTATCATCTCTGCTGGCTGCTAGGTGTTCGCGGTCGCATCCTCATTTCTCCCGAAGGAATCAACGGAACCATCTCTGGTACAACTGAGCAAACAGAATGTTACATCAACACGCTCAGCATGGATGTACGTTTTGCCGATATGCAATTCAAAATTGATGAAGTGAACACGCATGTATTTGATAAATTATTTATTCGGGTCAAAAATGAACTGGTGACGTTCCGCATCGGTGAAAATGGGAGTCCCTTAAAACAGACCGGCACATATCTCTCTCCGGAAGAATGGTATGAAACGATGCAACGGGATGATGTTCTAATTCTTGACGGGCGAACGGATTACGAATATGATCTGGGGCATTTCAAAAATGCAATCCGTCCTCCGGTAAAATCATTTCGTGATTTTCCGGTATGGATCCGGGAAAATCTCTCTTCGTATAAAGACAAAACTATTCTGACCTATTGCACCGGCGGAGTCCGCTGCGAAAAATTGACCGCGTTTATGCTGAGCGAAGGATTTGATCATGTGGCACAATTGCACGGAGGAATCGTCACCTACGGAAAAGATGATCGGATAAAAGGAAAACTGTGGGATGGATTGTGTTATGTATTCGATCAGCGCATCGCCGTTCCGATCAATCATACTGACGAATATGTTCCTGTATCAGCTTGTCTCCACTGCGGGATTCCGTGCGACCGATATGTAAATTGCGCCAATCTCGACTGTCACAAACAGCATTTTTGTTGCGACCCATGTGAAAAAAACACACGGCGTTCATGCAGCGAAGAATGTCAACGTGCATTGCGTCATGAATTTCCCCTCACTATATGA